Proteins co-encoded in one Candidatus Alcyoniella australis genomic window:
- the rpsI gene encoding 30S ribosomal protein S9, whose product MNEANRYYAVGRRKAAIARVYLSLGEGKIIINRQPMEKFMDRETNRMVIQQPLVLTNMNGKVDLLINVNGGGISGQAGAIRHGLSRALCELDPELRTMLKRAGYLTRDARKVERKKYGLKKARKRFQYSKR is encoded by the coding sequence ATGAACGAGGCCAACAGATACTACGCCGTCGGTCGCCGCAAGGCCGCCATCGCGCGCGTTTATTTATCGCTCGGCGAGGGCAAGATCATCATCAATCGTCAGCCCATGGAAAAGTTCATGGATCGCGAGACGAACCGGATGGTGATCCAGCAGCCGCTGGTACTGACAAACATGAACGGCAAGGTCGACCTGCTGATCAACGTCAACGGCGGCGGCATCAGCGGTCAGGCCGGAGCGATCAGGCACGGACTGTCGCGTGCGCTGTGCGAACTCGACCCGGAGCTGCGTACGATGCTCAAGAGAGCCGGCTACCTGACGCGCGACGCGCGCAAGGTCGAACGCAAGAAGTACGGCTTGAAAAAGGCCCGGAAACGCTTCCAGTATTCCAAGCGTTAA